One Ranitomeya imitator isolate aRanImi1 chromosome 1, aRanImi1.pri, whole genome shotgun sequence DNA window includes the following coding sequences:
- the FZR1 gene encoding fizzy-related protein homolog isoform X2 yields the protein MRRTLTPSNSPMSSPSKHGDRFIPSRAGANWSINFHRINENEKSPSQNRKAKDATSDTGKDGLAYSALLKNELLGAGIEKVQDPQTEDRRLQPSTPEKKSLFTYSLSSKRSSPDDGNEVSPYSLSPVSNKSQKLLRSPRKPTRKISKIPFKVLDAPELQDDFYLNLVDWSSLNVLSVGLGTCVYLWSACTSQVTRLCDLSVEGDSVTSVGWSERGNLVAVGTHKGFVQIWDASAGKKLSTLEGHTARVGALAWNADQLSSGSRDRMILQRDIRTPPVQSERRLQGHRQEVCGLKWSTDHQLLASGGNDNKLLVWNHSSLTPVQQYTEHLAAVKAIAWSPHQHGLLASGGGTADRCIRFWNTLTGQPLQCIDTGSQVCNLAWSKHANELVSTHGYSQNQILVWKYPSLTQVAKLTGHSYRVLYLAMSPDGEAIVTGAGDETLRFWNVFSKTRSTKESVSVLNLFTRIR from the exons GAAAACGAAAAATCTCCCAGTCAGAACAGAAAAGCCAAAGATGCCACTTCTGATACCGGGAAAG ATGGATTGGCGTATTCTGCTTTGTTGAAGAATGAATTGTTGGGGGCCGGAATTGAGAAAGTTCAGGACCCTCAAACTGAAGACCGCCGCCTTCAACCATCCACACCTGAAAAAAAGTCTCTCTTCACG TATTCCTTAAGCTCGAAGCGATCCAGCCCCGATGATGGAAATGAAGTGTCTCCGTATTCTTTGTCACCCGTGAGTAACAAAAG TCAAAAACTTTTGCGCTCTCCACGAAAACCCACACGGAAGATTTCTAAAATTCCATTTAAAGTACTTGATGCCCCAGAACTGCAAGATGATTTCTACCTTAATCTAGTGGACTGGTCATCCCTGAATGTGCTGAGCGTAGGATTGGGGACCTGTGTATATCTGTGGAGCGCGTGTACAAGCCAG GTGACCAGGCTCTGTGACTTATCTGTAGAAGGGGATTCGGTGACATCAGTGGGTTGGTCTGAAAGG GGAAATCTTGTAGCTGTGGGGACACACAAAGGTTTTGTACAGATATGGGATGCATCTGCAGGGAAGAAGCTGTCCACACTCGAGGGGCATACAGCCAGAGTTG GCGCCTTGGCTTGGAATGCAGATCAGCTGTCCTCCGGAAGTAGAGATCGCATGATCCTTCAGAGGGATATCCGAACTCCACCTGTGCAGTCTGAAAGGAGGTTACAAGGGCACCGGCAAGAAGTTTGTGGCCTCAAGTGGTCCACCGACCACCAGCTGCTTGCATCAGGAGGGAATGACAACAAG CTCCTCGTATGGAATCACTCAAGTTTGACCCCTGTTCAGCAATATACCGAGCATCTGGCTGCAGTGAAGGCAATCGCCTGGTCTCCTCACCAACATGGTCTGCTCGCTTCTGGCGGGGGCACAGCTGATCGTTGCATTAGGTTCTGGAACACACTCACTGGTCAGCCACTGCAATGTATTGACACTGGATCACAGGTCTGCAACCTAGCCTGGTCCAAGCATGCCAACGAACTG GTGAGCACGCATGGCTATTCTCAGAATCAGATCCTTGTGTGGAAGTATCCATCTCTTACACAGGTGGCAAAATTGACTGGACACTCTTATAGAGTTCTCTACCTT GCCATGTCTCCAGACGGTGAAGCTATTGTTACAGGGGCTGGTGATGAAACATTGAGATTTTGGAATGTTTTTAGTAAAACACGATCTACAAAG GAATCCGTCTCCGTTCTCAACCTCTTCACTAGGATACGATAA